One genomic region from Leifsonia poae encodes:
- the leuS gene encoding leucine--tRNA ligase, which produces MAHEHDSATAPDEGAHYDFAAIQEKWLPIWDELKPFATADPADKRPRKYVLDMFPYPSGDLHMGHAEAYALGDVIARYWRQQGFNVLHPIGWDSFGLPAENAAIKRGLDPNGWTNDNIAQQKASMRRYAPSFDWDRVLQTSDPAYYRWNQWLFLKLYEKGLAYRKASQVNWCPFDQTVLANEQVVNGRCERCDNLVTKKKLTQWYFRITDYADRLLDDLNQLEGAWPSKVISMQRNWIGRSTGADVTFTITGREEPVTVYTTRPDTLYGVTFMVVAPDSDLAAELVQDARPEVKERFDAYLETVRGTTEMDRLSTEREKTGVFLERHAINPLTGEELPIWAADYVLSDYGHGAIMAVPAHDQRDLDFARAFDLPVRVVVDTNQPVTGAIPVIHTDPETGEPILPDDLPPQNPVETGVALTGEGRLINSGPFDGLSKSNAIRRVTEALQGGSLGAPAKNFRLRDWLISRQRYWGTPIPIIHCERCGEVPVPEAELPVLLPPAEGLDLQPKGTSPLGAASDWVNVDCPSCGGAAKRDTDTMDTFVDSSWYFLRFLSPKDETQAFDPAEAEKWAPVDQYVGGVTHAILHLLYSRFVTKVLFDLGHLSFTEPFTALLNQGMVQMEGSAMSKSRGNIVRLSEQLDEHGVDAVRLTMAFAGPPEDDIDWADVSPSGSAKFLARAWRVAHDVSSAPDVVWKNGDPALRRVTHRFLADAPGLVEAFKFNVVVARLMELVNASRKAIDSGAGPADPAVREAAEVTAMALNLFAPYVAEDMWSILGYEPSVALAQWRKPDPTLLIEESVTAVVQVDGKVRDRFEVSPKISAEELEALGRSSDAVKRSVGDREVVNVIVRAPRLVNIATKPRG; this is translated from the coding sequence GTGGCACACGAGCACGATTCAGCGACCGCGCCAGACGAAGGCGCGCACTACGACTTCGCCGCGATTCAGGAGAAATGGCTTCCGATCTGGGATGAGCTGAAGCCGTTCGCCACCGCCGACCCGGCTGACAAGCGCCCGCGCAAGTACGTGCTCGATATGTTCCCCTACCCCTCGGGCGATCTGCACATGGGCCACGCCGAGGCGTACGCCCTCGGCGACGTGATCGCGCGTTACTGGCGTCAGCAAGGGTTCAACGTGCTCCACCCGATCGGCTGGGACTCCTTCGGCCTGCCCGCCGAGAACGCGGCGATCAAACGCGGGCTCGACCCGAACGGCTGGACCAACGACAACATCGCGCAGCAGAAGGCGAGCATGCGCCGGTATGCACCCAGCTTCGATTGGGATCGCGTGCTGCAGACGAGCGACCCCGCCTACTACCGCTGGAATCAGTGGCTTTTCCTGAAGCTCTACGAAAAGGGCTTGGCCTACCGCAAGGCGAGCCAGGTCAACTGGTGCCCGTTCGACCAGACGGTGCTGGCCAACGAGCAAGTTGTCAACGGCCGATGCGAGCGCTGCGACAACCTCGTCACGAAGAAGAAGCTGACGCAGTGGTACTTCCGCATCACCGACTACGCGGACCGTCTGCTCGACGACCTGAACCAATTGGAGGGCGCCTGGCCGTCCAAGGTCATCAGCATGCAGCGCAACTGGATCGGTCGCTCAACAGGCGCGGACGTGACCTTCACCATCACAGGGCGTGAGGAGCCGGTCACGGTGTACACCACCCGCCCGGACACGCTCTACGGTGTCACCTTCATGGTCGTCGCCCCCGACTCCGACCTGGCCGCCGAGCTGGTTCAGGATGCGCGCCCCGAGGTGAAGGAACGCTTCGACGCCTATCTGGAGACGGTTCGCGGCACCACGGAGATGGACAGGCTGAGCACCGAGCGCGAGAAGACCGGAGTCTTCTTGGAGCGCCACGCGATCAACCCGCTCACCGGCGAGGAGCTGCCGATCTGGGCGGCCGACTACGTGCTGAGCGACTACGGGCACGGTGCGATCATGGCCGTTCCCGCCCACGATCAGCGTGACCTCGACTTCGCGCGCGCCTTCGACCTGCCCGTGCGTGTCGTGGTCGACACCAACCAGCCTGTGACCGGCGCCATTCCGGTCATCCACACCGATCCGGAGACCGGTGAACCGATCCTGCCCGACGACCTGCCGCCGCAGAACCCGGTGGAGACGGGCGTGGCGCTCACCGGAGAAGGCCGCCTGATCAACTCGGGACCGTTCGACGGTCTCAGCAAGTCGAACGCCATCCGGCGGGTCACCGAGGCACTGCAGGGCGGCTCGCTCGGCGCCCCCGCGAAGAACTTCCGGTTGCGCGACTGGCTGATCTCCCGCCAGCGCTACTGGGGAACGCCCATCCCGATCATCCACTGCGAACGGTGTGGCGAGGTGCCGGTTCCGGAAGCGGAGCTGCCGGTGCTGCTTCCGCCGGCGGAAGGCCTCGACCTGCAGCCGAAGGGGACGAGCCCGCTCGGTGCCGCATCCGATTGGGTGAACGTCGATTGCCCCAGCTGTGGCGGAGCGGCGAAGCGCGACACCGACACGATGGACACCTTCGTCGACAGCTCGTGGTACTTCCTGCGCTTCCTCTCCCCGAAAGACGAGACGCAAGCGTTCGACCCCGCCGAGGCGGAGAAGTGGGCGCCCGTCGACCAGTATGTCGGCGGCGTGACCCACGCGATCCTGCACCTGCTCTACTCGCGCTTCGTCACGAAGGTGCTGTTCGATCTCGGCCATCTCAGCTTCACCGAGCCGTTCACGGCGCTGCTCAACCAGGGCATGGTGCAGATGGAGGGCTCCGCGATGAGCAAGTCGCGCGGCAACATCGTGCGCTTGTCGGAGCAGCTCGACGAGCACGGCGTCGACGCGGTGCGCCTCACCATGGCCTTCGCCGGCCCTCCGGAAGACGACATCGACTGGGCCGACGTCTCCCCGTCGGGAAGTGCGAAGTTCCTCGCCCGTGCGTGGCGGGTCGCGCACGACGTCAGCAGCGCGCCCGACGTCGTCTGGAAGAACGGCGACCCCGCGCTGCGTCGCGTCACCCACCGCTTCCTCGCTGATGCGCCCGGCCTCGTCGAGGCGTTCAAGTTCAACGTGGTGGTCGCCCGCCTGATGGAGCTTGTGAACGCGAGCCGCAAGGCGATCGACAGCGGGGCCGGCCCCGCGGATCCCGCCGTTCGCGAGGCCGCCGAGGTCACCGCGATGGCGCTCAACCTGTTCGCGCCCTATGTGGCGGAAGACATGTGGTCGATCCTCGGCTACGAGCCGTCGGTCGCCCTCGCCCAGTGGCGCAAGCCCGACCCGACACTGCTCATCGAGGAGTCGGTGACCGCGGTCGTGCAGGTGGACGGCAAGGTGCGCGACCGGTTCGAGGTGTCGCCGAAGATCTCCGCCGAAGAGCTCGAGGCGCTGGGCCGGTCGTCGGATGCGGTGAAACGCTCGGTGGGTGACCGCGAGGTCGTGAATGTGATCGTGCGTGCTCCGCGGCTGGTGAACATCGCGACGAAGCCGCGCGGCTGA
- a CDS encoding ComEA family DNA-binding protein: MRHRAGGEPQADGLAVQTGAVSARVRMGVGAGVVLLIVALVVTVAVTAFAQRGSEREITGSEPGATATIGAPSISAVTGAEVLVHVLGAVKRPGLVSLSAGARVMDAVAAAGGLTDDADVSRVNLARPLADGEQLVVPRVGEAVVTPPAAGADGGAPTWASVNLNTADQTQLETLPRIGPALAQRILDWRTANGRFTSAADLLKVSGIGQKLFDGLKDRVTV, translated from the coding sequence ATGCGACATCGGGCAGGGGGCGAGCCGCAGGCAGACGGCCTGGCGGTGCAGACCGGCGCGGTCTCAGCCCGCGTGCGGATGGGCGTTGGAGCCGGGGTGGTCCTGCTCATCGTGGCGTTGGTGGTGACGGTCGCCGTCACGGCTTTCGCGCAGCGGGGGAGCGAGCGCGAGATCACTGGGAGCGAACCCGGTGCAACCGCGACGATCGGGGCGCCGTCGATCTCTGCCGTGACGGGGGCCGAGGTGCTTGTGCATGTGCTCGGCGCCGTGAAACGGCCGGGTCTCGTGTCGTTGTCGGCCGGGGCCCGGGTGATGGACGCCGTCGCCGCCGCCGGCGGCCTCACCGACGATGCCGACGTCAGCCGAGTCAACTTGGCGCGGCCACTCGCCGATGGTGAGCAGCTCGTGGTCCCACGCGTCGGCGAAGCGGTGGTGACCCCACCGGCTGCGGGAGCGGACGGCGGCGCACCGACGTGGGCTTCGGTGAACCTGAACACGGCCGATCAGACCCAGCTGGAGACGCTTCCGCGCATCGGACCGGCGTTGGCGCAGCGCATCCTCGACTGGCGAACGGCCAACGGCCGATTCACATCGGCGGCCGATCTGCTGAAGGTCAGCGGGATCGGGCAGAAGCTGTTCGACGGGTTGAAAGACCGGGTCACCGTGTGA